A portion of the Acidisarcina polymorpha genome contains these proteins:
- the serB gene encoding phosphoserine phosphatase SerB translates to MIETVLIHFSGQDRPGVTALLTEILAEYDACVLDIGQAVVHESLSLGLLIEIAEASVLPLRDALIARSAELELQARFTPITKPDLEHWIRSQGKDRFIITVLGRAISARHLSQVSAIITEHGLNVDRIERLSGRMSLAEHSPHANACVELRASGQARSEAEMRAAFLAAAQEMRIDIAFQRESIFRRNRRLFAFDMDSTLIQGEVIDELAKLAGVGDQVVKITEAAMRGELDFKQSFTRRVSLLQGLSEKQVLELLGTIPLVEGAEHLIGTLKMLGYKTAILSGGFTFFARHLQTRLGIDYVFANELDIVDGAVTGLVKTEIVDGAKKAALLKDIAKQENISLEQVVAVGDGANDLPMLGIAGMGIAFRAKPLVRQSAGHAVSFLGLDSLLYLIGVRDRDLGNARPAPQ, encoded by the coding sequence ATGATTGAGACGGTTCTGATTCATTTCTCTGGCCAGGATCGGCCTGGCGTCACTGCCCTGCTGACCGAAATCCTGGCCGAATATGACGCCTGCGTCCTCGACATCGGTCAGGCGGTCGTTCACGAATCCCTCTCACTCGGACTTCTCATTGAGATTGCCGAGGCGAGTGTCCTCCCGCTCAGGGACGCGCTGATTGCCAGATCGGCCGAGCTGGAACTGCAAGCCAGATTCACCCCGATCACCAAGCCCGACCTGGAACACTGGATTCGCTCGCAAGGAAAAGACCGCTTCATCATCACTGTGCTGGGGCGGGCAATCTCAGCCCGGCATCTCTCGCAGGTCAGCGCCATCATTACCGAACATGGCCTGAATGTGGACCGCATTGAGCGGCTCTCTGGGCGAATGTCGCTCGCCGAGCATTCTCCCCATGCGAATGCCTGCGTGGAGTTGCGTGCCAGCGGACAAGCCAGGTCCGAGGCCGAGATGCGTGCGGCATTCCTGGCGGCCGCGCAGGAGATGCGGATCGATATCGCTTTCCAGCGCGAGAGCATCTTCCGGCGCAACCGGCGCCTATTTGCCTTCGACATGGATTCCACCCTGATCCAGGGCGAGGTCATCGACGAACTCGCCAAGTTGGCTGGCGTCGGCGATCAAGTTGTGAAAATTACCGAGGCGGCGATGCGCGGAGAACTCGACTTCAAGCAGAGTTTCACCCGGCGCGTCTCCCTGCTGCAAGGTCTGTCAGAAAAACAGGTGTTGGAGCTTTTAGGGACGATTCCCCTGGTCGAAGGGGCCGAGCATCTCATCGGAACGCTGAAGATGCTCGGCTACAAAACCGCAATCCTCTCCGGGGGCTTTACCTTTTTCGCCCGGCATCTGCAAACCCGTCTGGGAATCGACTATGTCTTCGCTAATGAGCTCGACATCGTCGACGGCGCGGTTACCGGACTGGTGAAGACCGAGATCGTCGATGGAGCAAAGAAGGCCGCACTGCTGAAAGACATTGCGAAACAGGAAAACATCTCGCTCGAACAGGTGGTTGCAGTCGGCGACGGCGCTAACGACCTGCCCATGCTGGGCATCGCCGGGATGGGGATCGCCTTCCGGGCTAAGCCGCTAGTGCGGCAAAGCGCCGGACACGCGGTTTCGTTCCTGGGGCTGGATAGCTTGCTGTATCTGATCGGAGTTCGGGATCGCGACCTGGGCAATGCCCGCCCCGCTCCGCAATGA
- a CDS encoding heme-degrading domain-containing protein — MSEYRPDPMPIADDLARIALQEQQLRFAHFDEETAWRVGAGLRAMAVERNLSLVIDVRRIGQPLFYTAMAGTTPDNVEWVRRKSNVTARFHRSSYAIGLELEQKGSNLFDRYGLAVADYASHGGCFPLRSVSAGMIGSVTVSGLPQRDDHDLAVEGLCTELGVDFGALRLQ; from the coding sequence TTGTCTGAGTATCGCCCCGACCCCATGCCGATCGCCGACGATCTCGCCAGGATAGCGCTGCAAGAGCAACAACTTCGATTCGCCCACTTTGATGAAGAGACTGCATGGCGGGTTGGCGCAGGGCTTCGGGCCATGGCAGTCGAGCGCAACCTCAGTTTGGTGATCGACGTACGGCGCATCGGACAACCACTGTTCTATACCGCCATGGCTGGGACAACGCCGGACAACGTGGAATGGGTCCGGCGCAAAAGCAATGTCACTGCACGTTTTCATCGAAGCTCGTATGCGATCGGCCTCGAGCTGGAACAGAAGGGCTCGAATCTTTTCGACCGTTATGGCTTGGCGGTAGCTGATTATGCCAGTCACGGGGGCTGTTTTCCGCTCCGCTCGGTGAGCGCCGGCATGATCGGATCGGTCACCGTCTCGGGCCTGCCGCAACGGGACGATCATGACCTTGCCGTGGAGGGCCTCTGCACGGAGCTGGGGGTCGATTTCGGAGCACTGCGACTTCAATAG
- a CDS encoding peptidylprolyl isomerase, whose translation MNLKIPQSAALLGIAIAVSSATLPGFGQTAHSIPPPPVAGPQSPFAGSVVEDIVVRVNDQIISKSDYDRQMEELETTGRQQNWTQQQLDDQKKNLLRDMVDQQLLLSKGKELGITGETEMVKQLDAIRKQNNLDSMEALEAAAKQQGVSFEDFKQHIRDRIVTQQVIGQEVYRKVNISQSDLQKYYDAHKAEFDKPESVRLSEILVPTTSDDPAHVAAAQATAQDVYAKLQGGAKFEDLAKSSSAGTTAAQGGDLGEFKRGQLAKVLEDQTFSLKPGEYTQPIHTKQGFVILEVVTHTPGGLQPLKDVLPQVEEAVGAERTEPALRAYLKQLRQEAYIDYKPGYVDTSAIVNPSKPNYSAYTAPTPKKKKKIERTRYRQRVHGSAPATQQATTAAPAAPVAPNVPSLAQVPGAATAAGNPSAPAAAEPTTGQVGATGASTEDQVGVANPPVASGPAPNDASTSASSPSQSPSSSAKASNTQVASAATQKPGKKEKIRFGQAPTKTLPAATPTQTVDAGADGSSANTDTAARNGMTPEMQVAANNAGDAPAAGTPTEAEKKSRFSDRAKLPKEKKSKEPKVDPFAPPSVSAEEVADRQTQSAPLGLSGDTTKTKKVKPTEKTRLQDQVKNKNAAATDDTNAPGGAPAEPAAQPPTPPSTPEPSSQPGPPATQPQQ comes from the coding sequence ATGAACCTTAAAATTCCGCAGTCAGCAGCATTGCTGGGCATCGCAATCGCCGTCAGTTCCGCCACTCTCCCTGGGTTCGGCCAAACCGCCCATTCGATTCCTCCCCCTCCAGTAGCTGGCCCTCAGTCTCCATTTGCCGGGTCGGTGGTCGAGGATATCGTTGTCCGCGTCAACGACCAGATCATCAGCAAGTCCGACTACGACCGGCAGATGGAAGAGCTTGAAACCACAGGCCGCCAGCAGAACTGGACGCAGCAGCAGCTCGACGACCAGAAGAAGAACCTGCTCCGCGATATGGTTGACCAGCAACTGCTGCTCTCCAAAGGCAAGGAGCTCGGGATCACTGGTGAAACCGAGATGGTCAAGCAGTTGGACGCGATCCGCAAGCAGAACAACCTGGATTCGATGGAAGCGCTCGAAGCGGCCGCGAAACAGCAGGGGGTCTCGTTCGAGGACTTCAAGCAGCACATTCGTGACCGCATCGTGACCCAGCAAGTCATCGGCCAGGAGGTCTATCGCAAAGTCAACATCTCCCAGTCCGACCTGCAGAAATATTACGACGCCCATAAGGCGGAGTTCGACAAGCCGGAGTCAGTGCGGCTCAGTGAAATTCTGGTTCCTACTACGAGCGACGACCCGGCTCACGTAGCGGCCGCCCAGGCCACGGCGCAAGACGTCTATGCCAAGCTGCAAGGCGGCGCGAAGTTTGAAGATCTGGCCAAGAGCTCTTCGGCCGGAACGACGGCGGCGCAAGGTGGCGACCTCGGCGAATTCAAGCGCGGGCAGCTGGCAAAAGTCCTTGAAGATCAGACCTTTTCGTTGAAGCCGGGTGAGTACACTCAGCCCATCCACACCAAGCAGGGATTCGTCATCCTTGAGGTCGTCACCCATACTCCCGGCGGACTCCAGCCGCTCAAGGATGTCCTCCCCCAGGTGGAGGAAGCAGTCGGAGCGGAGCGAACCGAACCCGCGCTGCGCGCTTACCTGAAGCAGCTGCGCCAAGAAGCCTATATCGATTACAAGCCCGGTTACGTCGATACCTCGGCGATCGTGAACCCCAGCAAGCCCAATTACAGTGCTTACACGGCGCCCACCCCGAAGAAAAAGAAGAAAATTGAGCGCACCCGCTACCGGCAGAGAGTGCACGGGTCCGCCCCTGCCACCCAGCAAGCCACGACCGCAGCACCAGCGGCGCCAGTAGCGCCCAATGTGCCGTCTTTAGCTCAAGTTCCAGGTGCGGCGACGGCCGCCGGCAATCCTTCTGCCCCGGCTGCTGCGGAGCCAACTACCGGCCAGGTCGGTGCTACTGGCGCAAGCACCGAAGATCAGGTTGGCGTTGCCAATCCGCCAGTTGCATCAGGACCTGCGCCCAACGATGCCTCGACGAGCGCCTCATCGCCAAGCCAAAGTCCAAGTAGTTCCGCTAAGGCAAGCAACACCCAGGTTGCCAGCGCTGCTACCCAAAAGCCAGGCAAGAAGGAAAAGATCCGCTTCGGTCAGGCGCCTACCAAGACCTTGCCCGCAGCCACTCCGACCCAGACCGTCGATGCCGGCGCCGATGGTTCTTCTGCGAACACTGACACTGCAGCAAGGAACGGGATGACGCCGGAAATGCAGGTGGCGGCCAACAATGCTGGGGACGCCCCTGCAGCCGGGACCCCGACCGAGGCGGAGAAGAAGTCGCGTTTCAGCGATCGTGCCAAACTTCCTAAAGAAAAGAAGTCGAAGGAACCCAAAGTCGATCCTTTCGCTCCTCCGTCGGTCAGCGCCGAAGAGGTCGCCGACCGGCAGACTCAATCCGCGCCACTCGGCCTAAGTGGCGATACGACAAAGACCAAGAAGGTCAAGCCGACTGAGAAGACCAGGCTGCAGGACCAAGTGAAGAACAAGAATGCGGCTGCAACCGATGACACGAATGCGCCTGGTGGAGCGCCGGCTGAACCGGCCGCGCAGCCACCTACTCCGCCGTCAACTCCGGAGCCGTCTAGCCAACCCGGCCCCCCGGCGACCCAACCGCAGCAGTAA
- a CDS encoding 3'-5' exoribonuclease YhaM family protein, with amino-acid sequence MKDIFIADLSKFENQSVIAFFTASMKSLRDKKDGGKYLALILKDRTGEMEARMWDNAAEASPEFEQGDVVKLKALVCRYQERLQLKVERIRAAVDGEYDPVDFLPATTKDVDELWAELNGYIASFRDPHLQALLRAFLDDPEIAAAFRQAPAAKAMHHAWLGGLLEHVVSLMGVCELAARHYPEIHRDLLLTGAMLHDIGKLQELVWKKSFDYTVQGQLLGHITIGYGMIEKKLATLPDFPPRLRTLVEHMVLSHHGRYEYGSPKLPMIPEAILLHYLDDMDAKMQTVRSEFDRSANSGRDGAQMTEWVRAMERPLLDTSGYLAGEGDE; translated from the coding sequence ATGAAAGACATCTTTATCGCCGATTTGTCGAAGTTTGAAAATCAGTCTGTCATCGCCTTCTTCACTGCATCCATGAAGTCTTTGCGGGATAAAAAGGATGGAGGGAAGTATCTGGCCCTCATTCTCAAGGACCGGACTGGAGAGATGGAAGCGCGAATGTGGGATAACGCCGCCGAAGCCTCTCCCGAGTTTGAGCAGGGCGACGTCGTCAAGCTCAAGGCCCTGGTCTGCCGCTACCAAGAGAGGCTGCAGTTAAAGGTCGAACGCATCCGGGCAGCCGTCGATGGCGAATATGACCCCGTCGATTTTCTTCCCGCCACCACCAAGGATGTCGATGAATTGTGGGCGGAGTTGAATGGCTATATCGCCAGCTTCCGCGATCCCCACCTGCAAGCTCTGCTGCGGGCTTTCCTCGACGATCCTGAGATTGCGGCCGCCTTCCGCCAGGCTCCCGCCGCCAAGGCCATGCATCACGCCTGGTTAGGCGGCCTGCTCGAGCATGTCGTCTCGTTGATGGGCGTCTGCGAACTGGCTGCCCGGCATTATCCTGAGATTCATCGCGACCTCTTGCTGACAGGAGCGATGTTGCACGACATCGGCAAGCTGCAGGAGCTGGTCTGGAAGAAGAGCTTCGACTACACCGTTCAGGGTCAATTGCTCGGTCACATCACCATCGGGTACGGCATGATCGAAAAGAAGCTGGCGACGCTACCGGACTTCCCGCCTCGTTTGCGGACACTGGTCGAGCACATGGTGCTGAGCCATCACGGTCGCTATGAATACGGCTCACCGAAGCTGCCCATGATCCCCGAGGCGATCCTGCTGCATTACCTCGACGACATGGACGCCAAGATGCAAACCGTGCGCAGCGAATTTGACCGCTCGGCCAACTCGGGACGAGATGGCGCGCAGATGACTGAGTGGGTGCGCGCCATGGAGCGTCCGCTGCTCGATACTTCAGGATATCTTGCTGGTGAAGGAGACGAATGA
- the fmt gene encoding methionyl-tRNA formyltransferase, with product MALRLVFCGTPQFAVPTLLALIDAGHEIALVLTQPDRPGGRGMQLLTPPIKQIAEAAGLEILQPEKIKNNQELRERLTAISPDAIIVVAYGRIIPKWMLDLPRFGNINLHGSLLPSYRGAAPIQWAIANGETATGNTTMRIDEGLDTGAMFLQRELPIGPEDTAEDLYPQLAQMGAGLMVETLAGLEAGTLPLIPQDDSRSSLAPILTREDGMVDFSRTASEIYNRWRGFQPWPGAWTNLDGKKLAVAKLSHSPAKHENAPPGEVLAHQGRLWAACGQGTWIEIWSSSLRAKSVCRPPTSSAAIR from the coding sequence ATGGCCTTGCGACTGGTCTTCTGTGGCACCCCACAGTTTGCCGTGCCCACGCTGCTGGCGCTCATTGATGCCGGTCACGAGATTGCCTTGGTGCTAACCCAGCCCGATCGTCCAGGCGGACGGGGCATGCAGCTCCTGACGCCGCCGATTAAGCAAATCGCCGAGGCAGCGGGCCTTGAGATCCTCCAGCCCGAAAAGATCAAGAACAACCAGGAGCTGCGCGAGCGGCTCACCGCTATCTCTCCCGATGCCATCATCGTCGTCGCCTACGGCCGCATCATTCCTAAATGGATGCTCGACCTTCCCCGCTTCGGCAACATCAACCTGCACGGCTCCTTGCTCCCCAGCTATCGCGGTGCCGCTCCCATCCAGTGGGCGATTGCCAATGGGGAAACCGCCACCGGCAACACCACCATGCGCATCGATGAGGGCCTGGACACCGGCGCCATGTTCCTTCAGCGCGAACTTCCGATCGGGCCTGAAGACACAGCAGAGGATTTGTATCCACAACTGGCACAGATGGGTGCTGGGCTGATGGTCGAGACGCTTGCCGGCCTGGAAGCTGGGACGTTGCCCCTCATTCCACAGGATGATTCCCGCTCGAGCCTTGCACCGATCCTCACTCGCGAAGATGGTATGGTCGATTTCTCCCGGACCGCAAGCGAGATCTATAACCGTTGGCGTGGCTTCCAACCGTGGCCGGGCGCGTGGACCAACCTCGACGGCAAAAAATTGGCAGTAGCGAAGCTGTCACACTCGCCAGCAAAACACGAAAATGCGCCACCTGGCGAGGTCCTCGCTCATCAAGGGCGGCTATGGGCTGCCTGCGGTCAAGGCACATGGATCGAGATCTGGAGCTCCAGCCTGAGGGCAAAAAGCGTATGCCGACCGCCGACTTCCTCCGCGGCCATCCGTTAA
- the def gene encoding peptide deformylase — protein MVRPIVKYPEPILQRPAAPVTEFDDELRALVDDMFESMYAAQGIGLAAPQIGVPKRVTVLDLSFQKNPEDKIVLINPEITFKEGKQYGEEGCLSLPDIHEKVSRAAVVKLRAQTLTGEWREYDGKELLARAFQHEIDHLDGILFIFRVSALKRDLIQRRIRKLQKTGEW, from the coding sequence ATGGTACGACCCATTGTGAAATATCCGGAGCCGATCTTGCAGCGTCCTGCCGCTCCGGTCACCGAATTTGATGACGAATTACGCGCCCTGGTCGACGACATGTTCGAATCGATGTACGCGGCGCAAGGGATCGGCTTGGCCGCTCCGCAAATTGGCGTGCCCAAGCGAGTGACAGTCCTTGACCTCAGCTTTCAAAAGAATCCGGAAGACAAAATCGTGCTAATCAATCCGGAGATCACCTTCAAAGAAGGAAAACAGTACGGCGAAGAAGGCTGTCTTAGCTTGCCGGATATCCACGAGAAGGTGTCGCGGGCGGCAGTCGTCAAATTACGAGCACAGACACTGACCGGCGAGTGGCGGGAGTACGACGGCAAAGAACTGCTGGCGCGGGCGTTTCAGCATGAGATCGATCATCTGGATGGGATCCTCTTCATCTTCCGGGTCAGCGCGCTCAAGCGCGACTTGATCCAGCGCCGCATCCGCAAACTGCAGAAGACTGGTGAGTGGTAG
- a CDS encoding S41 family peptidase, with protein MPSRARRTLFSLVVFFATCGLIGMMIDQKVGAQSSTDESTLRDNLRSFTSVYDIVAQNYADPITGDKPGKVIYDGAIPGMLRTLDPHSSFYDPKAYAKMREDQHGKYYGVGMTIQPQGVGTAQKIVVVFPFEGTPSYRAGIRPGDVIAAVDGKPTDNLNSEEVANMLKGPKGTHVQVTLVREGASKPLVFDLIRDEIPHNSVDLKFEIRPGVGYIHLTNFQETTGREISDALEGFGEPKGLVLDLRGNPGGLLSEAVAVCDKFLHRGQVIVSQRGRAYPEQIYRATHGESGQEYPVVILVNHGTASAAEIVSGALQDHDRALIVGETTFGKGLVQTVYQISENTGLALTTYHYYTPSGRLIQRNYSGVSLYDYYYNHDTPQDTKDREVKLTDSGRTVYGGGGITPDDQIDTPKSNHFQESLLGHYAFFNFTKHYLANRTVSKDFQVNDEVIGEFKQFLKSQDIAFTDQDIAGVRDWINANIQSEIFTSQFGQQEGLKVRAEWDPMIQKALGFLPQAQTLEQNAEKVVAQKAMARNSATSPE; from the coding sequence ATGCCTTCCCGCGCCCGCCGCACTCTCTTTTCGCTCGTTGTCTTCTTTGCCACATGCGGTCTCATCGGTATGATGATCGACCAAAAAGTGGGTGCGCAGTCCAGCACCGACGAGTCCACTTTGCGCGACAATCTGCGCTCGTTCACCAGCGTTTATGATATCGTCGCGCAGAATTACGCCGATCCGATCACCGGCGACAAACCGGGCAAGGTCATCTACGACGGCGCAATTCCCGGGATGCTGCGGACCCTCGATCCTCACTCCAGCTTTTACGATCCGAAAGCTTACGCCAAAATGCGTGAGGACCAGCACGGCAAGTACTATGGCGTGGGAATGACCATCCAGCCGCAGGGAGTTGGCACCGCGCAGAAGATTGTGGTCGTCTTCCCGTTTGAGGGAACGCCTTCTTATCGTGCCGGCATCCGTCCCGGCGATGTCATCGCCGCGGTTGACGGCAAGCCCACCGATAACCTGAATTCAGAAGAAGTCGCCAACATGCTGAAGGGCCCCAAGGGCACTCATGTTCAGGTGACGCTGGTTCGAGAGGGAGCATCGAAGCCGCTCGTTTTCGACCTGATCCGCGACGAAATTCCACACAACAGCGTCGATCTCAAATTTGAGATCCGTCCTGGAGTTGGCTATATCCACCTGACCAATTTCCAGGAGACCACCGGCCGCGAAATCTCTGACGCGCTGGAGGGGTTTGGTGAGCCGAAGGGCCTGGTGCTTGACCTTCGCGGCAATCCCGGAGGCCTGCTGTCTGAGGCAGTCGCGGTCTGCGACAAGTTCCTCCACCGCGGGCAGGTCATCGTCTCACAGCGTGGGCGTGCCTATCCTGAGCAGATTTATCGTGCCACTCATGGGGAATCCGGCCAGGAGTATCCGGTCGTGATTCTGGTCAACCACGGCACCGCCTCAGCCGCCGAAATTGTATCCGGTGCACTGCAGGATCATGACCGCGCCCTGATCGTGGGGGAGACAACTTTCGGCAAGGGCCTGGTTCAGACGGTCTATCAAATCTCCGAAAACACTGGCCTGGCGCTGACTACCTACCACTACTACACACCCAGCGGCCGGCTCATTCAACGTAACTACAGCGGCGTCTCGCTCTACGACTACTACTACAACCACGACACGCCGCAGGACACGAAAGACCGGGAGGTCAAGCTCACCGACTCCGGGCGGACCGTGTATGGCGGGGGCGGCATCACTCCCGACGACCAGATCGATACTCCGAAGTCGAACCACTTCCAGGAGAGCCTGCTCGGGCACTACGCCTTCTTTAACTTCACCAAGCACTATCTTGCCAATCGCACCGTCTCCAAAGACTTCCAGGTGAACGACGAGGTCATCGGCGAGTTCAAGCAGTTCCTCAAGTCACAGGACATCGCCTTCACTGATCAGGATATTGCCGGGGTGCGCGATTGGATCAACGCGAACATCCAGTCAGAGATCTTTACTTCGCAGTTCGGCCAGCAGGAGGGTTTGAAGGTCCGCGCCGAGTGGGACCCGATGATTCAAAAGGCGCTCGGGTTTCTGCCGCAAGCGCAGACCCTCGAGCAGAATGCGGAGAAAGTGGTCGCCCAGAAAGCCATGGCCCGGAACTCCGCCACCAGCCCGGAATAG
- a CDS encoding LysM peptidoglycan-binding domain-containing protein: protein MADLEQLKQKYAGVISTIQGFADLGAKIDQIDLDGEKLLLKASVPSTVVANRVWDEIKKADSTYADLHHEIATSGGAEQPYTIKSGDNLSHIAQRFYGAASKYSEVAKANGIADPDKIKVGQTINLPVIS, encoded by the coding sequence ATGGCGGATTTAGAGCAGTTGAAGCAGAAGTATGCGGGTGTCATCTCAACCATCCAGGGTTTCGCCGACCTGGGCGCGAAGATTGACCAGATCGATCTTGACGGAGAGAAGCTCCTGCTGAAAGCTTCCGTCCCATCCACCGTGGTCGCTAACCGGGTTTGGGATGAAATCAAGAAGGCGGACTCCACTTATGCCGACCTCCATCATGAAATCGCAACCAGCGGCGGAGCCGAGCAGCCCTATACGATCAAATCGGGAGACAATCTCTCTCATATCGCTCAGCGCTTTTACGGAGCGGCGAGCAAGTACAGCGAGGTCGCAAAGGCCAATGGAATCGCCGATCCTGACAAGATCAAGGTTGGACAAACGATCAATCTACCGGTGATTTCCTAG
- the aroC gene encoding chorismate synthase translates to MLRFSTAGESHGESLIALVSGLPAGVEVDQEFIDHELWRRQRGYGRGGRMRIESDTAHILSGVRHGKTIGAPIAIEIENRDWKNWTEVLPVGPGDPAKHKAVASPRPGHADLAGALKYDFPDARYVLERASARESTARVAAGAFAKLLLKVLDIEVASHVVRVGRAELERDATWEEIAALRDKEEILLSCVDSEAEARMKAEVDLALRTGDSIGGIFEVVVHGAPAGIGTYANWDERLDGILAQAVMSLQAVKAVEVGRGVTAAASLGSEVHDAIAYSENESNGHTRFTRERNNAGGIEGGVSNGEDIVVRGYLKPISTLRRPLSSVAFDTREVTKAAYERSDVCVVPAAGVAAESMVALAIAKLALEKFGGDSAGELRRNYDGYLEQIRRF, encoded by the coding sequence ATGCTACGTTTTTCCACTGCCGGAGAGTCGCACGGCGAGAGCTTGATTGCCTTGGTTTCCGGGCTTCCGGCGGGCGTTGAAGTCGACCAGGAATTCATCGATCACGAACTTTGGCGGCGTCAGCGCGGCTATGGACGCGGCGGCCGCATGCGCATCGAGTCCGATACGGCGCACATCCTCTCCGGAGTGAGACATGGCAAGACGATCGGCGCGCCGATTGCCATTGAGATCGAAAACCGCGATTGGAAGAACTGGACTGAAGTCCTCCCGGTCGGGCCCGGCGACCCCGCCAAACACAAAGCCGTTGCTTCACCCCGTCCTGGACACGCTGACCTCGCCGGCGCATTGAAGTACGACTTCCCCGACGCCCGCTACGTCTTGGAGCGGGCCTCGGCGCGCGAGTCGACCGCGCGCGTCGCCGCCGGCGCTTTCGCCAAGCTCCTGCTCAAGGTTTTAGATATCGAAGTCGCCAGCCACGTGGTCCGCGTTGGCCGGGCCGAGTTGGAGCGTGATGCCACCTGGGAAGAGATCGCCGCGCTCCGTGACAAAGAAGAGATCCTGCTGAGTTGCGTCGATAGTGAGGCTGAGGCGCGCATGAAGGCGGAGGTTGACCTCGCCTTGCGCACCGGCGATTCCATCGGCGGCATCTTCGAGGTCGTCGTTCACGGCGCGCCCGCAGGCATCGGCACCTATGCCAACTGGGATGAGCGATTGGACGGCATTCTCGCCCAGGCAGTCATGTCGCTGCAGGCAGTGAAAGCAGTTGAGGTGGGCCGAGGCGTAACCGCGGCTGCGTCGCTTGGTTCAGAAGTCCACGACGCCATCGCCTACAGCGAAAACGAATCGAACGGACACACTCGCTTCACCCGCGAACGCAACAATGCAGGTGGCATTGAAGGCGGTGTCTCGAACGGCGAAGACATCGTCGTACGTGGCTACCTCAAACCGATCTCCACCCTTCGGCGTCCGCTATCGTCGGTGGCATTCGATACCCGAGAAGTAACCAAAGCTGCCTACGAACGCAGCGACGTATGTGTTGTGCCTGCGGCTGGCGTCGCCGCCGAATCGATGGTTGCGCTCGCCATCGCCAAGCTGGCGCTGGAAAAATTTGGCGGTGATTCGGCAGGGGAGTTGCGACGAAATTATGACGGCTACCTGGAACAGATCCGGCGATTCTAA
- a CDS encoding EVE domain-containing protein, translated as MPYLLKTEPDVYSFADLERDKETIWDGVNNPTAVRNLREMPKGADLIIYHTGDERTAVGTAKALSIDATDPKAPLVKIKAGKKIKHPKTLADIKANPLFKDSPLVIIGRLGVVPLTEDQFAWLVGE; from the coding sequence ATGCCCTACTTACTAAAAACCGAACCTGACGTTTATTCTTTCGCCGACCTGGAGCGCGATAAAGAGACCATCTGGGACGGCGTCAACAACCCGACCGCGGTGAGAAACCTCCGCGAGATGCCCAAAGGGGCCGACCTCATCATCTATCACACCGGCGACGAACGAACGGCGGTCGGCACAGCGAAAGCCCTCTCCATCGACGCGACTGATCCCAAGGCGCCGCTGGTCAAGATCAAGGCAGGAAAGAAGATCAAACATCCGAAGACGCTGGCTGATATCAAGGCGAATCCGTTGTTCAAGGATTCCCCCCTGGTCATCATCGGCCGGCTTGGCGTAGTTCCGTTGACGGAAGACCAGTTCGCTTGGCTGGTTGGAGAGTGA